In Monodelphis domestica isolate mMonDom1 chromosome 1, mMonDom1.pri, whole genome shotgun sequence, the sequence CTAGCTCTGATTGTCAGGaaattttttcctgacatcaagccaaAATATCTTGTTTCTGAAACCCTGAAGCTAAACAGAATGATTCCAATCTCTCTTTTACATGATAGCTCTCCAAATACTTAGAGAGTTATCATGTCACCCcagattcttttttcttcatcatgctAAACAAGGCAAATTCTTTCAACAGATTTCTATATAAGATAGACTCAAGACCCTCAGCTGTCCTGGTTTTTTCTTCTCTGGATTTTCTCAAGATTATCAATGTCCTTAAACTGTCATGCaagaactgaacataatactccaTATGTGGTCTGAAATGCAGAGGAACTATTATCTCCCTAATAATCCTGGAAGAAATGCTTCTCTTAACATAGTCTAAGATCACATTAGGTTTTTTGTCTGCCACACTCATAGCCAGTTAACATTTCATTAAAACCTCTAGATTTTTTTCATACTTCTTTATAATGATGCCTCACTCATCCTTTACTTGTTGACTTTTTAAACCCAAGTTCTTAGATTCAGTCCAATGCTCTAGTCTCTCAAATTTATGGTCCCTGAGTGTCATCCATTGTTTTAGCCATACCTCACAGTTTGGGGTcttctgcaaatttgataagcatgccatctatgtctttatccaattcattgatgaaTATTAAACAACACAAAACCAAATGAAATTCACAGAGGCACTTCAGTGGAGACCTCCTACCAAACTGACATTGGACATTATTGGCTACCTTTTGAGTCAGCTATTTAACCAATTCTCAATTTACTGCTATTATCATCTAGCCTCCATCTCTTTATCTGTCCACAATAAAAGCATGATATTTTATCAAATGATTCAATAGCAATATCAAATATCAAACTCAAGCTCCAGAATTCCTCTAATAGTTTAgtaagttaaaaaaggaaatgaggttagtcttgCATGACTTGCCTTTGATGCAACTTTTAGGTTCTTTGTAATCATTGATTACTTCATTAATCACTTTGGATGTCCACTAATCACCTTTTTAGTGATctgcttttttaattttccaaGGAAATGAAGCAAATTTCACTGGCTTATAGTTTGCAGATTCTGTACCTCCCCCCCgccctttttttaaatcaggaaaaACTTTGCCTTTCTCCAGTCATACAGTAGTTCTCCCATTTTCCACAAGCTTTCAGATGTCATTGATAATGGCTCCATAATCATCTCCCAATTGTGTTCATCTCTAAGGATATATGCAGTTCATTTAGATTTAGTAACTTGAAATTGTCATGGGTATGTAGGTGCTGTATTGCTATCCACTTACTTATCTTGGGTAACTGTCCCCCTTGACTTTGCTCTGTTatttcaaagacaaagaaaattctctttatcagagtaaaaagaaataaaacaataattggGTAGTTCTGCCTTCTGTTATTCAAAGAGTTATTCTTCattcttcaatatatttttccatatgtagtttaatttctttttattgtgaTTAACTTTCCCTGTcagtctcattttattcttccacACAATACAAggatattgtatatattgtagATCTTTGGACACTCTTCTGAAAGAAATTCTTCTCACATAAATGAGCTCATTTCCTCCCCaaaaatgctatttttcttttctggattaCTTTAATAAAGAGCAATATGCTTCAAGGGAAGCACAGTTAGGAAATCCAAGTTCTTGTCCAGATCACAGTAAAAGAAACAGGGTGTAGCTCAGtagtagaaagaaggaaaagagaaagtccAGAAGCCTGAGTTCCTTCTTGACTCTTCGTGACAATGTCATGAATCTTTgccttgcctcagttttcacaacTTTGATGAATATTTGTGAGAATAGAATGAGGTAAATAGGCAGTATAGTGCAGAggaaagaatgatggatttgTTGTTAGAGAACATGGATTCAATTCTTGGCTCTGCCCCTTGCTATTTCTTTGATCTTGAGCCAAGTTTCTTAAAGTTCTGAGCCTCAGTAtactaaactgtaaaatgagaagtcataataaatgtctaaggtctcttctggctctaaatctatgatcctataaaaatAGTtacattctttcttccctttattcATTCAACTTCTCTAAGTGTGAAGGAATAATCTTGCTTTCTAGTGCTATCCCAGAGAGGAATGTTTAGTTTTTCATCTACTCTGTTAATTACTTATAATCCTACTTTTCAGCTACAAATGAATTGGAATAAATACAttcagaaataatatatatatatatatgtatctttatatatgtgtgtacatgtgtatgtgtagaaATGGACAGAaatgtgtgtatctatctatctatatatgtgtgtgtgtgtgtgtgtatatatatatatatatatatatatatatatatatatccctgggAGGACTCTTATAGGTCATCTAGCCAAACTCTTTCATTTTCCAAAGGAGTAAATTGATTAATGACTtcccagagaaatgaaataatttacccaaggtcTTACAGATAGCAGGGTTCAGATTTATATCCAGGTCTCTGATCCAAAATTAAACACTCCTTCTTCCTATTACATAACACAATTTTAAACTCAGGGAATGGAAAGTTGGGAATATAGTTGGcatttattattgttcttttcttCAATACTTCAAAAAATTAGCGGTTTTATAAATATAGGTAGTTCTGCCATTGATGTTGATTGCAACTAATTAAAAACTAATAACTAACTAATTAATAGAATGATTAGTGAGTTAACATGGCAAAAAAATTCTATCACCCAATTGCCAGCCTCTTAGATACAATTACCTCAAAGCTTAGTTGCAGTAGTCCTTGGATAACAATCCATTTCTGGACCCATTTTTGAAGCCCTCCCAGCTAGATAGGTTCTTCAAGGTCTGTGCTCCATTGGCAGCATAGCCTTAAAATACCTTAGGTTGTCATTTCCACACCATAATAAGGCATCACAGAAGGGCTTCTGTAGGACCATTATGAATAGCACTAGCAATTACTATTTTACTCTTAataaaaatgctattaaaattaaaataacatcaaGTCCGTTGTCTTCATCATACTTATGGCTATTTCCCCCCCTAGATATCTGGCTATCGTCCATCCCCTGAAACCACGGATGAATTATCAAACTGCTACCTTCCTGATAGCTTTGGTCTGGATTGTATCTATTCTCATCGCCATCCCATCAGCTTACTTTGCAACAGAGACTGTCCTCTTCATTGTCAAAAGTCAAGAGAAAATTTTCTGTGGCCAGATCTGGCCAGTAGACCAGCAAATCTACTACAAATCTTACTTCCTATTCATCTTTGGCATTGAATTTGTGGGTCCTGTGATCACCATGACCCTGTGTTACGCCAGGATCTCCCGAGAGCTCTGGTTCAAGGCTGTCCCTGGTTTCCAGACAGAACAGATCCGAAAACGTCTCCGTTGCCGAAGGAAGACAGTCCTTGTGCTCATGTGCATCCTGACTGCCTATGTAATCTGCTGGGCCCCTTTTTATGGCTTCACCATCGTCCGGGACTTCTTCCCTACTGTGTTTGTGAAGGAGAAGCACTACCTAACAGCTTTCTACATTGTCGAGTGCATAGCCATGAGCAACAGTATGATCAACACCGTGTGCTTTGTCACTGTCAAAAACAACACCATGAAGTACTTTAAGAAGATCATGCTGCTCCGCTGGAAGTCTTCTTACAATGGGAGCAAGTCCAGTGCAGATGTTGACCTCAAGACCAGTGGCATGCCCGTTACGGAAGAGGTAGATTGTATCAGATTAAAGTAATCTgttggatccttttttttttttaattcttaggcTATCTGCATTCTTTTAGATGAGTTCATCAACTGAAGCAAGGCTCAAATAGTTCATGGTGAGACACGTACATTGATACAGTCTAGGATCTCACAGTTCCATGGATGAACAGATATCATCATCACTCACCCATATTTATTGAGCGTCTACTGTATACAAAACAGTATGTTAGGTTCTGGGGATATAAACCTGTGTCCAGAGTGTACcactagaagaataaaaatataaattaagccAATACATTCTGAAACAAGGCAGCATTGCATGGTGTATAGAAGTACTGAGCTGGATTTTAAAGAAGATCTCATTACAAATCTCATCTTCAATATTCActtgtgtaaacctgggcaaataattttgcCTCTATATGCTACAAGCAAATGCTTTCGTTTTAACTATTCAACTATTAATGAGTGTTGATCTGTGCCAAGAGAGGAGGTTTGCACATAGGGATTCCCCTATCCTAGAAAAATCATAGACCGTTTCTGTCAAGATTGAATAATAAAATGTTGGGGTCCTACACAGGCCAGGGATAAGCAATATTCTGGTTGGTGAGAGAAGATAGGTAGATGCCTTCCAAGCTTTGCAATGAAGATTGGAGTGTTAAATTCTGCAGCTTTGACTCATAGGACTATTCTTCAAACACTGACATGCATCTTTTCTGACATTGCTCCTCACCATGAAGTGTAGAGTTTTTCCTGCACTGTCCAGTATAAAGAACATTTAGTGTTTGGAAATAAGCATAGTACTTTACAGGGGAGACCTTTTGTATTCTATACACCTCTTGTGATTTCTTTAATATACTTCAAGCTCAGAATGCCAGAAAGTAAGAAGTTCTTTTCAAAGTGACTCACCTTACTACAGATAACCCTCTCATGTGGTATGATAtgaggaacaaaaaaagaaaactcctagTAATTCTACTATTAATGATTCACTCCTTTAGCTTAAGGCTGATTCTCTTTCCAGGACCATCTTTTGAAATGCAAATCTCCCTGAGAGAACTAACCCATCAAAGGAATGAATTCAGCTGACCTGACCTGACCAAAGTAGACTGAAACAGTGGAAAAGCATTGGGCATCTGctgggaagagaaataaagaaaaaggtgaAGTGTGGTCAGAAATAGGGAGGCCCCCTTTCTTCTAGTCAGTCCTCCTTGGTAGAGTCATAGACTCCCATAGTAGTGCTAAATAAGAGTAGCCTATTAGCTTCTTGGAGAGCTAAAGGTGAAAAGCAGCCCTAAAAGGGGCTTCATAAACCATCAATGTcctggcagatgggctaaatcagaTTGAGTTGGCCACAAACATTTGGGTGAGTTAGAGGGATGTctcccccaagcatgtgaagacttcagTGTGAAAATAGTTTGTTCCAAGGGCCATGAAGGCAGCTCGAGCAAGCCTTGTGGAACTCTTACGAGTTTGGTCAGACAGTGAAGATGCCAagttcatccactgcatcctgggccattaccAGTTGTACTGACCTTTGTCTggccactgaactttgatgactctggaagaaagagtgaggctgatgattttgtgctactctgcctcacttaaatccaactcatgtacaagtcaagacattactctatgatgtcattggtccttttccaAAATGATGGACAAACAGCCTATTAACATTAGGTAGCTTCTTTGGACAAAGGAAGACCCTGGTCCAAATCCTACCACCTACAACTCTTTTTCACTGTTGTTTGCATGAGCTGCTCCATTGTTCTTTTAGAGGTTAGCTGACAGCTTGGTGAAAGGGATCAAGGTGAAGCAATTAGGAGCAAATGATCTCATCCATTTGGCTCAGTGACCGCCACCATAACAGCATGATTGCAGCAATGAACTGTTGATGAGTATCTCCATTTTTGGGAAATTGAATGGTGCAGCAAACTGCATGCTGGACATGGAGCAAGGGGACCTTGACTCTGGACTTCAAGCCAGGGGACCTTGACTCTGACTATGTTCCCATGGGCAAGCTAcaacctctttgagcctcagtttccttgtgttTCTAAAAGGGGATCATGTTTCTtgcactacctacctcacagggttgttgtggggaaaaTTACACaattgtgagttattattattatgtgagtTCCTCCAAGATTGCATGTTCTGGGACTCCCACCAGTTTCCATCTCTAACTGTGCTTTTCTTATTCCAAGTGTATATATCTCTAAAAGGACTTTCTTTTCTGATTGGCCTTTGTATATATAAAGGATCAGGATGACTGGAAAATGGGTTTACAGAAATTATAAAGTCATGGTGAGAGTGGAAGTTTCGTTCTTTTCCAAATACACTCTTTTCTGCAGTGAATTTTCAAACTGAACAATTTCCTCTCATCATATAGCTTTCTTAGCCCCATTCCCAAGCCAAGGTATCCTCAGAGGATGCAAACGACTTTTAATAGTTGTCTAGGAAAAACATAACTTGGAATGCACCAAATTGCATAATGCATTTTAATGCCAAGAAAGTAAGTCTGGGATTATCTGGGATGCTATTTGAGTTTTGCTTTTTAGAAAGTAGTAGAAACCATGCCACTACCTTCTCTCCATTAGCAAGGATAATTGAGAGTTGGCTATATTAAGTGAGGCTTTTGAGATAATACTGCAGCCCCTCTCCCCCATTGCCATTATGAAATGTATGGtatcttcccctcctctttcatAGCAATGGAAACATTTATAAGATATAGAGCTGTTTAAGAGGAAAGTGTGCTGAAATTGAAATAAGAAAGACATGattttaatttctgcctcagacatGAGCcatatgactctaggcaagtcacttaatttctcggtctcagtttcctcatctttaaaatagggatgataaaaaATGATAACCCTCACCTTAcaaagttattgtgaagatcaaatgaggtaatgtgtAATCTGTTTTGTGAATTGTAATACTCTATATTAATATCACTCATATTGATTGTCATCATTACTATTGCTGTTAAATGTTGTTGTCTACTTGTGATGTCCTAAGGAAAATAAATCTTGTGTTGTTACCAAGTGAAACAATGAATATTGGAAGTCTGACCATACTATTCATGGATGCCCCCACCTCAAAAGTTGCTTTATTGTGTTTACATATTTGGCACAAATGACATAATCTAAGCAAGTTTACTTTTTGAGGGGATGTGTATAGGGTTTTGACCATTCAAAgtagttaaataaatatttgtcgtCAAATTGTGTGAATTGAATTAGTGGGGTTACTGTTTGCAAATATCAAAGTTTTCATCACAAACTTATAATTACTTTTCATCAGTGTCTCAGTTAAAACTCTTTAGTTTTCTAACAAaccaaaaagcaaaaccaaagttCTGTCCACAAATGGTGATAAATTCAGTAGACTGTGATTTATAATGACACTTTTGTTCCCAATCTAgcaattttttaattgatggCCTCTGTCTCAGCCTTCCCACTACTTTTCACCCCATCCAAATGAGGACCTGCTTACAGGTTGAAATGCTATTAAAactaacagaaggagaaattgtgcttatatttattcttttattcccaaaggtcatttcttttcttttgggtaCAAATACTCCTTTTCTAGGCTAATAGGTGCTCTCATCAGCAACGAATGGCATTTAGGAAAGATAAACAAATCCCTCTGTCCTCATAAGACTAAATCTGTGGACttgttttgaaatctttttttaaggtaGGCTGCTGtttacataattttaaataaattgcttCATAAATTGAAAAGCTATTAGAACCAACTCTGTAGAGCCTCAAGCATGAAAACAATCTAATTCTGACTGTTAACACAAAGGCTAAAGAATTTatgaaataattagaaaactAGAAATGAATTTCATTTCCTAGATAATAAACTGGTTTTATAGTTTGTACCTCCAAATTAGTTCATTTCTCCCTTTTAGACTCAAGcaatatagaatcacagaattacttggaaaaataaaaatagttaacaaTAATATGATGCTTTAACATTTACAACTACAAATGAGCTAATTtatagggcagttaggtgacacagtgaatagtgTGCCTGGatcagtcaggaagacatgagtttaaataCAGCCTCAGGAACTTCCTGGCTGtgggtccttgggcaagtcacttaatctgtatTTGCCTATAGATCATTGAtctactgaagaaggaaatggcaaaccactccagtatctttgtaaagATAGCTCCTTGGACAGAggtctgcatatatatatatatatatatgaatttaattatatataacatatacatatatatatttaagaatttaattatatataacatatacatatacaattatacaatataattataaatataaattcttttacttttcccaacaactctgtgaaggaGGTGCTATTGTTATGGTCATTGTATATGAATAGTAAAACTGAGGCTAGGGAgtaaagtaatttgcccatggACACAGGATTAGGGactgtggcaggatttgaatgcaatGCAGGTCTTCTTGAATATTCtctcattcctctctctctctctgtctctctgcctctctgtctctctgactctctgtctctctctgtttctctgtctattCATACAATGGCCATAACAATAGCACTtccttcacagagttgttgggaaaagtaaaggaaattatatttctctctctctctttttctctctgtctttctctttctctatctctgtctctgtctctatctctgtctctcactgtctctgtctctctctttctctctgtctttctgtctctctgtctgtctctgaatctgtctctctgtctctctgtctctgtctctttgtctctctcttctctctctctctgtctttctctttctctatctctgtctctgtctctatctctgtctcttactgtctctgtctctttctctctctttctctctgtctttctgtctctctgtctctgtctc encodes:
- the LOC100033297 gene encoding prokineticin receptor 2, with translation MGSEEGNITGAHNFAAIFNSHRERAASLPFNFSYGDYDLPLDEDEDVTKTRTFFAAKIVIGVALVGIMLVCGIGNFVFIAALARYKKLRNLTNLLIANLAISDFLVAIVCCPFEMDYYVVRQLSWEHGHVLCASVNYLRTVSLYVSTNALLAIAVDRYLAIVHPLKPRMNYQTATFLIALVWIVSILIAIPSAYFATETVLFIVKSQEKIFCGQIWPVDQQIYYKSYFLFIFGIEFVGPVITMTLCYARISRELWFKAVPGFQTEQIRKRLRCRRKTVLVLMCILTAYVICWAPFYGFTIVRDFFPTVFVKEKHYLTAFYIVECIAMSNSMINTVCFVTVKNNTMKYFKKIMLLRWKSSYNGSKSSADVDLKTSGMPVTEEVDCIRLK